From Aphelocoma coerulescens isolate FSJ_1873_10779 chromosome 15, UR_Acoe_1.0, whole genome shotgun sequence, one genomic window encodes:
- the ZNRF3 gene encoding E3 ubiquitin-protein ligase ZNRF3 isoform X3, with protein MHPLGLCNSNDEEDLYEYGWVGVVKLEQPELEPKPCLTVLGKAKRAVQRGATAVIFDVSENPDAIDQLNQGSEDPLKRPVVYVKGADAVKLMNIVNKQKVARARIQHRPPRQPTEYFDMGIFLAFFVVVSLVCLILLVKIKLKQRRSQNSMNRLAVQALEKMETRKFKSKSKGHRESNCGALDTLSSSSTSDCAICLEKYIDGEELRVIPCTHRFHKKCVDPWLLQHHTCPHCRHNIIEQKKGNAAPICLESINPARSRQQRVILPVHYPGRVHRASQITAYPTRTSMDPHGNPITLLTVERHGEQSLYQAPSPAYIRSYQPIHLDHALNTHHCSLEHRAYSPAHNFRRPKFGGRNFSKAACFSRYETMYQHYYFQGLSYPEQDGQLPAGISSKGPSRAFQPGSSMLFPPVVHVMPSSRLESGSTSSFSCYHGHRSVCSGYLADCPGSDSSSSSSGQCHCSSSDSMVDCTEVSNQGVYGSCSTFRSSLSSDYDPYVYRSRSPCRVGEVGGANRGAIVLLEGPHQDELPAHSHSMVGADCRPMPASSSGDQLSNCSMDMNYSSNSSLEHRDPNGTTSEGGPEATPGAALDVKRNWKNPELAGSISEQACACCFEFQHSALEPSNGTADCSALFLSSPLWGTCGQGVEPQSGNTPGLYSINSDHLHRTDGVKYEGLPCCFYEEKQVACSSNSGSGGGGCYTEDYAVNVQYTLPDDTLPNCCKGVCDLGQRIPIIPEDRDCELILPTEHQGTHIGGCSSWDGAPELDTYLHCQGIGEVQVEREVCYEATSFLRQNYSQEEETGMPFPSPTLKSQKLMTTTKATGAGSHPLERSQISD; from the exons GCAAAACGAGCAGTACAGCGAGGAGCCACAGCGGTCATCTTTGATGTTTCTGAAAACCCAGATGCCATTGATCAG cTGAACCAGGGCTCAGAGGACCCTCTGAAGAGACCAGTGGTGTATGTGAAAGGTGCTGATGCTGTCAAGCTAATGAACATAGTTAACAAGCAGAAAGTGGCACGAGCCAGAATTCAGCATCGCCCCCCACGG caaCCCACTGAGTACTTTGATATGGGAATTTTCCTGGCCTTCTTTGTGGTTGTGTCTCTTGTTTGCCTCATTCTTCTCGTCAAGATCAAACTGAAACAGCGACGTAGTCAG AATTCCATGAACAGGCTTGCAGTGCAAGCACTGGAGAAAATGGAGACCAGGAAGTTTAAGTCCAAAAGTAAGGGACACCGAGAAAGTAACTGTGGAGCACTGGATACACTCAGTAGCAGCTCCACCTCTGACTGTGCCATCTGCTTGGAGAAGTACATTGATGGGGAG GAACTGCGGGTCATTCCTTGCACTCACCGATTCCACAAGAAATGTGTGGATCCTTGGCTGCTGCAGCATCACACCTGCCCTCACTGCCGCCATAACATCATAG AACAGAAGAAGGGAAATGCAGCTCCAATCTGCCTGGAATCCATCAACCCAGCACGCAGCCGGCAGCAGAGGGTGATTCTGCCTGTCCATTACCCAGGCCGAGTGCACAGAGCAAGCCAGATAACAGCATATCCCACTCGGACAAGCATGGACCCTCACGGGAACCCCATCACATTACTGACAGTTGAGCGACACGGTGAACAGAGCCTCTACCAAGCCCCGTCCCCAGCCTATATTCGCAGTTATCAGCCCATTCATTTGGACCATGCTCTAAACACACATCACTGTAGCCTGGAGCACAGGGCTTACTCTCCAGCTCACAACTTCCGGCGACCCAAGTTTGGCGGACGCAACTTTTCCAAAGCAGCGTGCTTTTCCCGATACGAGACCATGTATCAGCACTACTACTTCCAAGGCCTTAGTTACCCTGAGCAAGATGGACAGCTTCCAGCTGGCATTTCCTCAAAGGGTCCTTCCCGTGCCTTTCAGCCTGGTAGCAGCATGCTTTTCCCTCCTGTGGTACATGTAATGCCCTCGTCCCGCTTGGAGAGCGGCAGTACCTCCAGCTTTAGCTGCTATCATGGTCATCGTTCAGTGTGCAGTGGATATTTGGCTGACTGCCCTGggagtgacagcagcagcagcagttctggTCAGTGCCACTGCTCCTCCAGTGATTCCATGGTTGACTGCACAGAGGTCAGTAACCAGGGGGTTTACGGGAGCTGCTCCACCTTCCGCAGCTCTTTGAGCAGTGACTATGACCCGTACGTTTACCGCAGTAGGAGCCCTTGCCGAGTGGGTGAGGTTGGTGGTGCAAACAGGGGTGCAATTGTTCTCTTGGAGGGCCCCCACCAGGACGAGCTTCCAGCTCACAGTCACAGTATGGTGGGTGCTGACTGCCGGCCTATGCCAGCTTCTTCCTCAGGGGACCAACTGTCTAACTGCAGCATGGATATGAACTATAGCAGTAATTCCTCACTAGAGCACAGGGATCCAAATGGCACTACCTCAGAGGGAGGACCTGAGGCCACTCCTGGTGCTGCCTTGGATGTTAAAAGGAACTGGAAGAATCCAGAGCTAGCAGGGTCGATTTCAGAGCAAGCGTGTGCATGCTGCTTTGAATTCCAGCACTCTGCCCTGGAGCCAAGCAATGGGACAGCTGACTGTAGTGCACTCTTCCTTAGCTCTCCACTGTGGGGGACATGTGGCCAAGGAGTTGAACCACAGTCAGGGAACACCCCAGGCTTGTACAGTATTAACTCAGACCACTTACATAGGACAGATGGGGTAAAATATGAGGGGTTGCCCTGCTGCTTCTATGAAGAGAAGCAGGTAGCCTGTAGTAGCAACAGTGGCAGTGGAGGTGGTGGCTGCTATACAGAAGACTATGCAGTGAATGTGCAGTACACGCTTCCTGATGACACCTTGCCAAACTGTTGTAAGGGTGTATGTGATCTGGGTCAGCGCATTCCCATAATTCCTGAAGACAGAGACTGTGAGCTGATTCTACCAACAGAGCACCAAGGGACCCACATAGGAGGCTGTAGCTCCTGGGATGGAGCACCTGAGCTAGACACTTACCTGCACTGTCAAGGTATCGGAGAGGTACAGGTCGAGAGGGAGGTGTGCTATGAGGCAACATCATTCCTACGGCAGAACTACTCTCAGGAGGAGGAAACTGGAATGCCCTTTCCCAGTCCCACTCTGAAGTCCCAGAAGCTTATGACGACCACAAAGGCCACAG GTGCTGGATCTCATCCCTTGGAGAGAAGCCAAATCAGTGACTAG